The following is a genomic window from Verrucosispora sp. WMMD573.
GGTTGGCGGCCGTCAATGTCAGTCCGGTGCCGCCGGCCTTGAGCGAGAGGACGAACAGCGCGGGTCCGCCGTCGGACTGGAAGCGGGTCACCATCGCATCCCGGTCGGCCTTACCGACCCCGCCGTGCAGGAACAGGACCTCCCGGCCGAACCGGGCGGACAGGTGCCCGCGCAGCATCCCGCCGAACTCCGCGTACTGGGTGAACAGCAGGGCCTTCTCCCCGGCCGCGAGGACCTCGTCGAGGATCTCCTCCAGTCGGGCCAGCTTGCCCGACCGTCCGGTCAGGGGCGAGCCGTCGCGCAGCAGCTGCGCGGGATGGTTGCAGACCTGCTTGAGCCGGGTCATGGTGGCCAGCACCAGTCCGCGCCGCTCGATGCCGTCGCTGGATTCGATCCGGGCCAGCATGTCGTCGACGACCACCCGGTACAGCGCCGCCTGCTCGGCGGTGAGGTTGCAGAAAACCTCCATCTCCAGCTTCTCCGGCAGGTCCGAGATGATCGACGAGTCGGTCTTGAGCCGGCGCAGCACGAACGGGCCGGTGATCCGGCGGAGCCGTTCGGCGGCCTCGGTGTCCCCGTGCCGTTCGATCGGTTCGGCGAACCGTTTGCGGAACGTCGCCGCCGGACCGAGCAGGCCCGGATTGGCGAACTGCATGATGGACCAGAGGTCCGCCAGCCGGTTCTCCACCGGCGTGCCGGTGACCGCGATGCGGTGCCGGGCGGGCAGTGCGCGTACCGCCTCGGCCTGCCGGGTGGCGGCGTTCTTGATGGCCTGGGCCTCGTCGACCACCACCCGGTGCCAGTCGACGCCGGCCAGCTCCGCGGCATCCCGGGCAGCCACCGAGTACGTGCTGAGGACCAGGTCCGCGGCGTGCACGGTGGCGGTGAACTCCGCGCCGCGAGCCCGCTGCGCGCCGTGATGCACGTGTACGCGCTTGTCCGGGGTGAACCGGGCGGCCTCCCGCTGCCAGTTGCCGACCAGCGACATCGGACAGATCAGCAGGGTCGGACCGGCCTGCGGCGGGTCGGCGGCCAGCAGTGCCAGCAGCTGCACCGTCTTACCCAGCCCCATGTCGTCGGCGAGCACCCCACCGAGCCCCAGCGACTGGAGGAACGCCAGCCAGGCCAACCCTCGCCGCTGGTACGGCCGTAGCGTGCCGTGGAAGGACGGCGGCTCGTCCAGCGGGGCGAGCCGCCGGTCCACCGCCCCGGCGAGCAGGTCACCGAGCGCACCGTCGGCGCTCACCTCCAGCACCGGCAACGCGTCCGGCTGCTCGACGTCGGACAGGCCGAGCCGCAGCAGGTCGGCCACGGTCAACTCACCGGAGGACCGCAGCAGGCGCAGGCCGGCGGCGAGCCGCTTCGGATCCAGCTCGACCCAGCGCCCCCGCAGCCGTACCAGCGGGGTCTTCAGCTCCGCCAGACGGGTCAACTCGTCGGCGGTCAACGGCTCGTCGCCGAGGGCCAGCTCCCAGCGGTAGTCGACCAGGGCGTCCAGTCCCACCCGGTCGGCCGGGCCGGTGACCGTGCCGGGCGCGCTGCGGGAGCTGGCCCGCAGCCGGGCGCCGAGCCGCGAGGCGGGCCGCCGCCACCACGACGGCAGCAGCACCGTGAAGCCCGCCGCGTGCAGCGTCGGTGCGCCCTCGCGCAGGAACCGGTGCGCGCCCTCGGTGTCCAGCTCCAGCGCCTCCGGCCGGGCGGTACGCAGGGCCGCGTCCAGTTCCGGCCACAGTCGGCTGGCCCGGCCGAGTTCGGCCAGCAGGATCTCCTGCGGATGGTCACCGGCCACGGACACGCCGTCGCCGCGCCACACCTGTCCGGCGTCGACGTGCAGGCCCGGCTCGTCGTTGGCGCGCAGCCCGAACTCGACCCGCCACCGGCCGGTGGTGGCGACCACGGCATCGGGATCGGCCGGCACCACCGTCACCGGTCCGGTCAGCTCGTCGGCCGACGGCTCGACCAGCCGGAAGCTGGCCCGCACCGTGCCACCGGCGGCGTCGCGCTGCCACTGGTCCAGCTCGGAGCGGAGCGTGCGCAGCGCCGCCGCCTCGGCGGTGAACCCGCGCTGCGGCCCGGTCAACGCGCCCAGCCAGGCCGCCACGGCACCGTTCGGTCGCGCTCCCCGGGCCAGCGTCATCGGCGGCAGCGCGGCGCGCACGGCGGCGTCGGTGAGCGCGTCGAGCGCGTCGGCGACCAGCAGCCCGGGCACCTCTGCCGACCCGTCGGATCGACCCGACGCCCGGGTCACGGACCGCCGGCCGGAGTCGTCGGCAGCCACCCGGGCCGAGGCCGCCCGACGGCGGCCGGGTGCCAGCGGGGCCGCCCCGCGACGTCCGGTCCGGTCGTCGGGCGCCATCGCGGGCAGCTCCGCCTCGACCACGGCCCGGGCGGCGGGGGGCAGGGCCAGCACCAGCGACCGGGCCCAGGCGGCGTCCGTGCCGGTCAGCAACGGCCGCCACACCGCCCAGGCGTCGGACGCCTCGGCGGCCGAGGACGGACCGGCGAGGCTGGGCAGGACCCGGCCGCGGGTGGCCAGGTCGGCGGCGAAGTCGGCCAGTTCGGCCAGGTGCCGCAGCGTCGCGCCGGGCGCGGCGGCCAGCCTCCCGACGGTACGCAGCAACGAAAGTGCGGCGTCCGGGGCGTACGCCAGCACCGGGACCTGCCAGCCGGCGAGGGTGACCGGACCACGGACCGGTTCCACGACGGTGGTGCGGACCAGTTCCGGCGAGTCCAGCGGCGAGCCGGCGCGGGTGGGCAGGCGCAGCAGCGCCGTGCCCAGGTCGTCCGGGTCGGCGACGTCGGCCAGCGGTGCAGCCAGTGTGGCGTGCCCGGCGGCGAACGGGTGAGGGCGGGCTCGCGGCGCCCGGCCGGGACGGCGCGGGGCCTGGGCTGGCAGGGTGCTGTCCTCGCCCCAGACCGCCAGCCCTCGGCCGGGCAGCCACACCCCATGGACGACCAGCACGCACTCCCCCTCGGACCGGGCGGGTCGCGCCACGTCGGCGGCGACCCGGGGCCAGGATAGGCGGCGTCGACCGGCTACCGTCGCCGCCATGTGCGACCTCCTGGTGATCGGCGGCCTCGGCGTCGATGTGCGGGTGCGGGTGCCCCGGCTGCCGCTGCCGGTGCTCGACTCGGTCACCGTCGACCCGATCGAGTTGCGGGTCGGCAACACCGGCGCCGGGGTGGTTCTCGCCGCGCAGGCGCTCGGGCTGCGGGTGACGGTGGTCGACACGGTGGGCGTGGACCCGGCCGGCGCCGTCGTGCGGGCCGCGCTGGCCCGAACCGGCGTCCACGCGGTCCTGGCCGACGACCCGGCGGGTACCCGCCGGTCGGTGAACCTGGTCGACCCCGGCGGGCGGCGGATGTCGCTGTACGACCCCCGGGCCTCCGACGGTCCGCCACCGTTCGCGGCACCCCGGGTGGCGGAGCTGATCCAGGACGCCACCCACGTGCACCTGTCGATCATGGGATGGGTGCGGGAGTTGCTGCCCGACCTCGGTGACGTGCTCGGCGAGGGGGTCGGCACCTCGACCGACCTGCACGACTGGGACGGGCGCAACCCGTACCACCGCCGCTTCGCCGAGGTGGCCGAGCTGGTGCTGGTCAGCGGTGCGGCGCTCGACGCCCGGGCGGCGGCCGTGGCTGACTCGCTGGCACCGCGCCCGGTGTTGGTGACCCGGGGCGCGGACGGCGCCGACCTGTACCTGGGCCGGGACGTCCACCGGGTTCCGGCGGCCGTTCCGCCCGGCCCGGTGATCGACACCAACGGTGCCGGGGACGCGTTCGCGGCGGGGATCATCGCGGCCCGGTCACGCGGCGCGACCTGGCGGGAGGCGGCCGGGTACGCGTCCCGGGTCGCCGCCGCGGCCTGCACCCACGACGGCATGGAGTACCCGCCGGGGCTGCTCCCCCGCGATTGACCACCCGAGGCGCGCCGCCGCCGGGTCGGGCCGCGCGAGTCGCGCTGACCCGTGCTGTGCGTCAGACGGAGAACGCCGGGGATCATCTCGCTTCACCCTGCGGGTCACCGGGAGCCGGGGCAGGATGGGCGCATGGCATCCACGGTTGAGATCCCACTGGTGGGCGGCACGGCCAACGGTGAACACGTCACCGTCGAACTGGACCCGAACGGCCGGCCCCCACTGACCCACCATCACCTGGGGCCACAAGGGCTGGCGGCAGCGGAGATCTACGAGCTGGAGTCCGTCGACACCGACCGCCAGCAGTGGCGCTACTGCTGGCGGGGGCCGGCGGTCTGAGCCCGACCGCCGCGCCGATCAGGCGCCGACCTCGACCAGCGACCGGTTGCGCAGGCTCTCCAGCACCGCCCGGGTGACCTGGGAGGTGCCCCTGGCCTCGTCACACACCCGCGCCACCCGCTGGGCGGTGACCTCGGCCCGCTGCTCGCGCTCGTCCCACAACTGGTCCACCTCGGCCAGCAGCGGGCCCTCCACCTCACGCTCCACACCGCGCAACGCCGGCACCCCGAGTCGCTGCGCGAGGTCGAAGACCTTGCCGGCGTACGGCAGGGGCAGAAACGGCGTACCCATCATCGCGGCGAAGATCAGGAAGTGCAGGCGCATACCGACTGCCAGGTCGAAGTGACGCATCAACCCGAGGATCTGCTGCGGTGAGTAGGTGCCGTGCAGAATCCGCCCCCGCTCGGCGGCGATCATGTGTGAAAGCACCCCGTGCGAGTGCCGGATGTCGTCGCGTTCCATCGGCACGAACAGCACGTGCGCGTCGATCCGGTGCACCAGGAAGTCACCGATCTGGGCCAGCAGCCGGTGGTACCCGTCGACGTCCAGCCGTTCCGCCGCCCGGCCCGGCTCCCGCACGCTCATCCCGACCAGCCGTTTGCCGTCCGGCACGCCCTCCTCGCGGAGGAACTGTGCGGGAAAGTCCTCCGGTTCCAGCAGGAACGCCGGGTCGCCGGTGACGGTGATCGGATTGAGCAGACCGGCCTCCTCCAGCACCATCCGCGACTCCTGGTCGCGTACGGTCACCTGGACCGCACCGCCCAGCGTCTCCCGGACCATGCCGGTGTCCACCATCTCGTTGAGCGGCCCGACGCCGACGGCGTACGTCAGCAGCGGCAGACCCCGCTCCTGCGCCACCCGGACCACCCGCAGATAGCGGCGTGCCTCCTTGTCGTAGAGGATGCCTCCGCCGCCCAGAATGAGCAGGTCGAGTTGGGACAGTACGAGGGCGGAGTCGGTCCGGCTGACCCCCTCCCACGGCACCGCCTCCACGTCCGGATGGGCGACCGCTGTGTGTGCGGGATTCCGCGAGAACACGATGATCCGGGCGTGCGGCTCCTGCTGGCGCAGATCGGTCAGCAGGCCGGTGAGGATCGCCTCGTCGCCCAGGTTGCGCCCGCCGTACGAGCCGAGCACGCCGATGGTCAGTCCGGCACGCGTCATCCGTCGCTCCTCCCCAGGTGCGTCCGCTCGCCGTTTCCCCGTTGCGCAGGTGAACAGTCCTCGGGGCCTCCTCGGCGAGTTGAGGCAGACGGCGCAGCCGGCGGATGGGGTGTCGCCGGCACCTGCGGCCGACCGCACAGACTGCGGCATTCCACGCGGGGCCGCTGTCGACAAGCCGACTCCCCCCGGCACCGGCCAACTCCGACGCGCCTCAGGCGGTCACAGATTAGCTCGATGGGGTGACAGAGCGTGGTTGACCCTGGTTGACGGCTTTGCGAGGGTGTCGACCGGATCCCGCACCCCGAGCGGCTGATCCACGCGGCGGCCGGGGCACGACTGGGGCTGCACCCTGCCCGCCGTCACAGCCCCCGCAGCCCCGAGCGGAGAACTCGATGTCGTCAGGTAGCACCCTGCCCCGCACCGGATTCGATGTGATCACCATCGGCGGAACCGCTGGGGTCGGCGTTGTGCAACTGTCGTTGCCGCTGGTCATCGCTGCTGTCGGTGCGCTGATGGTGATCATCGGTGCCTGCATGATCCGGTTGACGTTCCGACGCGGACGGCCGATTAACGGATGAGCGCGCGTATCGGACCCCGGCGGGTTCTGCTCGCGGCGGCGGTCGTGCTGGCCGGCGCGGCAGTGTGGGCGATACACCACGTGCTCGCGGTCACGGGTGCCCTCGACGGCGCCGGGCACCGCTTCACCTACGTGTACGCCGGCATGTTCCTGTTGCTGTTCTGGCAGATCGGCGGCGCGTATTTGGAGCGACCGGCGACGGCGACCGGCCAGGCTCGTGAGTACCTGAACGGGTTGCGGGTGGTGGCGATCGTGCCCGTCTACAACGAGGATCCGGCGGCGCTGCGTGCCTGCCTCGAATCCATGGTCAGGCAGACCCGCACTCCTGATGTCATCTACGTCGTGGATGACGGTTCGACCGATGTCGGCGGGTACGAGACCGTGAAGCGGTGGTTTCTCGCCACTGCCCCTACCATGGGGATCGCGGTGTCATGGCATGTCCAGGAGAACGCCGGCAAGCGGCACGCCCAGGCCGTGGCCGTACGGACCACCGGAGACGCGGACATCTACTGGACGGTCGATTCGGACACGGTTTCCGATCCGCAGGCGCTCGAGGAGCTGCTGCTGCCATTCGCTGATCCTCGTGTGCAGTCGGTGGCCGGGGTGGTGATGGCCGCGAACGTGGGGTCGTCGTTTCTGGCGCGGATCACCGACCTGTGGTTTGTCACGGGTCAGCTCACCGACCGCTCGTCGTTGTCGGTGTTCGGGGCGGTGTGGGTCAATTCCGGGCCGATCGCCGCCTATCGGGCAGCCGTCGTCCGGGACAACCTCGACGGCTACCTGGCAGAGAGGTTCTTCGGCCGGGAGGTGACCTTCTCGGATGATTCACTGTTGACCTTGTTCGCGATGGTCAGGGGGCGCACGGTTCAGCAGCCGACCGCGTTCGCGTTCGCGTTGATGCCGGACCGGTTCGGGCACCTGTGCCGCATGTATCTGCGGTGGATGCGGGGCAGTTTCATCCGCTCCTGGTGGCGGGTGCGGTACCTGCCGCTGCGGTCGTACGCCTGGTGGGCACATCTGCTGCGGTGGGCGTCGATGGTGGTCGCCACCGTGGTGTTCGTGACCGTCGTGTTCGTGTCCCCGGTGGTCGAACCGACGCTCACGGCACTGCCGTGGCTGTTGTCGGTGACGTTCATCGTGGGCTGGGCACAGACGTTGCGTTATCTGACGGTTTGCCGATCCGACGAATCGACCGGCCGCCGGGTGTGGACATGGCTGTTGGCACCGGTCGCGGTGGTGTTCGCGGCGGTGGTGTTGCGAGTGATCCGCTGGTACGGGGCGGCGACGTGCTGGCGGACCGGTTGGGGCACCCGAAAGCAGGTGGAGGTCGTGCTGGCGCGCTGACTCCGGCACGGCGGGCCGGCGGGTGGCAGCTCAAGGCTGCCACCCGCCGCCCGCGCCGGGCGGAAGTGCCCGCGACGGCGGGAAACGCCTTGCCCTCCGGGTGCCCGCCGGGCAGCGTGAACGGCATGCGGGCGCAGACGCGGAATCGGCTACGGTGGGCCCAGTTGCCCCCCGATGTCCGATCCGCCGTGGAACGGATCCTCGGCGACCGGGTGATCGAAGCGGTGTCGCAGCCGGGCGGGTATTCTCCCGGCACCGCCGACCGGGTACGCACCGCCAACGGCCGTCGCGCCTTCGTCAAGGCGGCCAGCCCGGCCCAGAACCCGGACACCCCGAACATGCACCGGACCGAGGCGCGGATCACCGCCGCACTGCCCGCGTACGCCCCGACGCCCCGGTTGCTCGGCTGTCACGACGACGGCCACTGGGTGGCGCTGGTGTTCACCGACGTCGACGGGCGGCACCCGGTCACCCCGTGGCACGGCGAGGAACTCGACGCGGTGCTGGACGCCCTGGAACAAATGGCGACGGCGCTCACGCCCAGCCCGCTGACGGAGGTGCCGGCCATCGCCGACCGGCTGGCCGATGAGTTCGCCGGCTGGCGGCGAATCGTGGATGACCCGCCGCCAGGCACCCGCCGCCCGCCGCCAGGCACCGACGCCGGCAGGCAGCAACATCCCCGAAACTGCCGCCTCCGAGCGGCGACGACCCCACAACATCCCCGATGTTGCTGCAATTCGCGGCGACGGCCCTGCGATAGACCCGATGTTGCGGGGGCGGCAGGGGGCGGTGGGAAGGGGCTTTAGGTGGGTGGGGTGGACGGGTGGGTGAGGAAGGGAAGGACCGCCGTGGGCAGGGCGGGTGAGTCGACGATGTCGTAGTGGGTGAGCCCAGGGAGGATGGCCAGCCGGGCGGCCGGACGATCGGTGCCGTCCCACCCGGCGTCCCGATGGCCGCCGCCGAGCAGGCCGAAGAACTCCACCATGTGCGCCGGGCGAACCGAGTCGGCGTCGGCGAAGACCAGCATCGTCGGCGTGGTGATCGCCGCGACCTCGGGCGACCAGTCGTAGTCACGCCGCAGCAGCTCGCCGGTCCTGGCCCAGAGCCGTGGCCAGTCCTGCGGGCGGGGTGCCACGCGTCGGTAGAGCTGCTCGGGCGGCGTGCCGCGCATCCGCTCGGCGGCCGCCTCGTCGGGCTCGGGCATGCCGGCGAGCACCTCGGGAAACCAGCCCTGCCGTCGACACGGCGCGGAGACCACCACGAGACGGCGGAGCAGCTGCCGGTGTTGAACAGCCAACCGCACGGCGACCCCGCCGCCGAGGGAGAAGCCGAGCACTTCGGCCTCGGCCAGACCAAGGTGAACGATCAGCGCGGCCACGTCGTCGGCCATCGACTCGTACCGCAGGGGGCGACCGACGTCGGCGGTGCGGCCGTGGCCCGGCAGATCGACGCTGACCACCAGGCGACGCCGCGCCAGCGCCGGCCGGATCGCGGCGAAGGTCTCCGTCGTGCCGAAACCGCCGTGCAGCAGCACCAGCGGTCGACCTTTGCCCTCTGTCTCGTACCAGAATCGAACACCGTCAAGCTGCGCGTAGCTCATGCGCTCCTTCCGTGCCCGACGCGGGACCGACCCCGATCCGTCGGTGGCCGAGCCGACCGGTGTCGGGAGGACCGACACCGATAAGACCGGTGAGTCTCGATGTACTCACCAGGTGCCCGCCCGGATGAGCGGTGGCCGTCGTCGTCGACCTGCCCAACAACTTGATGGCAGCCTGCTCGGCGTGCTCGACTCGGATCCGGCGAGCTGCTGATCCTGTTCGGGCTGACCCTGCTGCCGGCGATGTTCAACCTGAACGGACGGAACGAGTAGATGGTGCGTGGTGGGCGCGGCAGGTTTCGAACCTGCGACCCCTCGCTTGTAAGGCGAGTGCTCTCCCGCTGAGCTACGCGCCCGGAACGCCGTACGGCGGGCCGGCGGTTGGCAAGCTTACCCTGCCACCCGCCGGCCCGGGCGGACGCCTCGCGCCCGGTGGGCCGGGTCAGGCCGTGGCCTCCGCCACGGCCTTGCGCCAGCCCTGCTGGTCGCGGGCCTCACCGGGCATGTTCATCTCGGCGAAGCGGACCACGCCGGACCGGTCGATGACGAAGGTGCCCCGGTTGGCGATGCCCGCGACATCGTTGAAGACGCCGTACGCCTGGGCGACGGCGCCGTGCGGCCAGAAGTCGGACAGCAGTGGGAACTGGTAGCCCTCCCGCTCCGCCCAGATCTTGTGGGCGTACACCGAGTCGACGCTGACGGTCAGCACCTGGACCTCGTCGTTGACGTACTCGTCGAGGTTGTCCTGTACCTCGGTCAGCTCACCCTGGCACACCACGGTGAACGCCAGTGGGTAGAAAACCAGCAGGACGGTACGCCGGCCCCGGAAGTCAGAGAGTCGGACCTGCTGGTTGTTCTGGTCCTTCAACTCGAAGTCGGGCGCCTCGGCGCCAACCTCGATGGGCATGGAACTCCTCGGATCGGTTCGGGACGGCCTCGGTCGCTCGCCGTGGGTCGGGTTACTTCTTGCCCTTGGCGCCGCGACGTAGCACGAGTCGGGCACCGCTCCAGTCCTTACCGGCGTTGACCGTGGAAGTCTGCTGAAGACCAGCGGTGGGTGCCGACTCGGCGATCTCGCTCGGCTCGACGTGGCCGTCGCGGCCGGCCTTGGGCGTCAGCAGCCACACGACCCCGTTGTCGGCCAGCGGGCCGAGGGCGTCGACGAGTAGCTCGAAGAGATCACCGTCGCCGTCCCGGTACCAGACCAGCACCGCGTCGACCACCTCGTCGGTGTCCTCGTCGACCAGATCTCCACAACGGTCGGTAAGGGCGTCACGGAGATCGGAGTCGACGTCCTCGTCGTAGCCCATCTCCATGACGACCATCCCCGGCTCGATGCCGAACCGGTCCGCCAGGCTGCGTACCCCGTCAGCAGCCTGACCAGCGGTCGCGCTCACTGTCGCGTGCCTCCTCATCTCGTCCGAGCCGGCGCCTACTCGACGCCGTCAGGCAAAGTCCACACAGTTGTGCCCTCCTGCGCAAGTGGCGCACCGGGTGGAACGAAATTTACCGTGCCAGCAGCGTACGGGCACCCTGGGTGATGGCCTCCTCGGATACCAGCACCTGTCGGGCGGCCGGGCCCAGCGGCACAAAAGAGTCAACCGCGGCCACCCGGCGTGCCGCCCCGACATATCCGGCATCCACCAGCGCAGCGATCACCCCTTCACCCACCCCGCCGGACCGGCGTGTCTCGTCCACCACCAGCACCCGGCCGGTCGCGGCGGCCTCCCGGATGAGGTCGGCCACCGGCAGCGGCGCAAGCCAGCGCAGGTCCACGACCCGGGCGCCGATCCCCTCGTCGGCCAGCGCCGACGCCGCCCGCAACGACATCCGTACGCCATTGCCGAAGGTGATGATGGTTACGTCCTCGGCCGAACCGACCCCGTACACGCGCGCCCGTCCCACCGGCACGTGGCCGCCGGCCCAGGCCCCTGGCTCGGCGTAATCGGCCAGCCACTCACCATCACCGTCGGTGTAGAGGTCCCGGGTGTGGTAGAGCGCGATCGGCTCCAGGAAAACGCAGACGCTGCCGTCGACGGTCGCGCTCGCCAGGCAGGTCCGCAGCATCGCCGCCGCGTCGTCCGGCCGTGCCGGCACGGCGACCACCAGGCCCGGCACGTCCCGCAGTACGGCCACCGAGTTGTCGTTGTGGAAGTGTCCGCCGAAGCCCTCCTGGTACGCCAGCCCGGCCACCCGCACCACCATCGGATTGCGCAGCGCTCCCCGTGAGAAGAAGCGCATCGTCGCCGCCTCGCCCCGCAGCTGGTCCTCGGCGTTGTGCAGGTACGCCAGGTACTGGATCTCCGGCACCGGCAGCATCCCGGCCAGTCCCGCGCCGAGGCCGAGGCCGAGGATCGAGGTCTCGTCGAGCAGCGTGTCGAACACCCGGGCGACACCGAACCGGTCCCGCAGTCCCTTGGTCACCCCGTAGACGCCGCCCTTGGCGGCGACGTCCTCACCGAAAACCGCCATCTGCGGATGGCTGAGCAGCCCGTCGGTGAGCGCCGCGTTGATGCTCTGCGCGAGAGTGAGCGGCCCGGCCAGTTCCGGCGGCTTGCCGCCGAACGCCTCCGCCCGGGGTACGGCGTCGGGGCCGGCGGCGCGGGCGCCCGCGTCGGCGACCGCCAGGGCGACCCGCACCGGGCGGCGCGGTGCCAGCGGCGCGATCACCTCGGCGGCGTCGGCCAGCTTCGGCTCGTCG
Proteins encoded in this region:
- a CDS encoding alpha/beta hydrolase, with amino-acid sequence MSYAQLDGVRFWYETEGKGRPLVLLHGGFGTTETFAAIRPALARRRLVVSVDLPGHGRTADVGRPLRYESMADDVAALIVHLGLAEAEVLGFSLGGGVAVRLAVQHRQLLRRLVVVSAPCRRQGWFPEVLAGMPEPDEAAAERMRGTPPEQLYRRVAPRPQDWPRLWARTGELLRRDYDWSPEVAAITTPTMLVFADADSVRPAHMVEFFGLLGGGHRDAGWDGTDRPAARLAILPGLTHYDIVDSPALPTAVLPFLTHPSTPPT
- a CDS encoding polysaccharide pyruvyl transferase family protein gives rise to the protein MTRAGLTIGVLGSYGGRNLGDEAILTGLLTDLRQQEPHARIIVFSRNPAHTAVAHPDVEAVPWEGVSRTDSALVLSQLDLLILGGGGILYDKEARRYLRVVRVAQERGLPLLTYAVGVGPLNEMVDTGMVRETLGGAVQVTVRDQESRMVLEEAGLLNPITVTGDPAFLLEPEDFPAQFLREEGVPDGKRLVGMSVREPGRAAERLDVDGYHRLLAQIGDFLVHRIDAHVLFVPMERDDIRHSHGVLSHMIAAERGRILHGTYSPQQILGLMRHFDLAVGMRLHFLIFAAMMGTPFLPLPYAGKVFDLAQRLGVPALRGVEREVEGPLLAEVDQLWDEREQRAEVTAQRVARVCDEARGTSQVTRAVLESLRNRSLVEVGA
- a CDS encoding DEAD/DEAH box helicase, with translation MLVVHGVWLPGRGLAVWGEDSTLPAQAPRRPGRAPRARPHPFAAGHATLAAPLADVADPDDLGTALLRLPTRAGSPLDSPELVRTTVVEPVRGPVTLAGWQVPVLAYAPDAALSLLRTVGRLAAAPGATLRHLAELADFAADLATRGRVLPSLAGPSSAAEASDAWAVWRPLLTGTDAAWARSLVLALPPAARAVVEAELPAMAPDDRTGRRGAAPLAPGRRRAASARVAADDSGRRSVTRASGRSDGSAEVPGLLVADALDALTDAAVRAALPPMTLARGARPNGAVAAWLGALTGPQRGFTAEAAALRTLRSELDQWQRDAAGGTVRASFRLVEPSADELTGPVTVVPADPDAVVATTGRWRVEFGLRANDEPGLHVDAGQVWRGDGVSVAGDHPQEILLAELGRASRLWPELDAALRTARPEALELDTEGAHRFLREGAPTLHAAGFTVLLPSWWRRPASRLGARLRASSRSAPGTVTGPADRVGLDALVDYRWELALGDEPLTADELTRLAELKTPLVRLRGRWVELDPKRLAAGLRLLRSSGELTVADLLRLGLSDVEQPDALPVLEVSADGALGDLLAGAVDRRLAPLDEPPSFHGTLRPYQRRGLAWLAFLQSLGLGGVLADDMGLGKTVQLLALLAADPPQAGPTLLICPMSLVGNWQREAARFTPDKRVHVHHGAQRARGAEFTATVHAADLVLSTYSVAARDAAELAGVDWHRVVVDEAQAIKNAATRQAEAVRALPARHRIAVTGTPVENRLADLWSIMQFANPGLLGPAATFRKRFAEPIERHGDTEAAERLRRITGPFVLRRLKTDSSIISDLPEKLEMEVFCNLTAEQAALYRVVVDDMLARIESSDGIERRGLVLATMTRLKQVCNHPAQLLRDGSPLTGRSGKLARLEEILDEVLAAGEKALLFTQYAEFGGMLRGHLSARFGREVLFLHGGVGKADRDAMVTRFQSDGGPALFVLSLKAGGTGLTLTAANHVVHVDRWWNPAVEDQATDRAFRIGQRRRVQVRKFVCAGTVEEKVAALIADKRGLAASVVGAGEQWVTELSTAQLRELFALEAGAVAE
- a CDS encoding carbohydrate kinase family protein, which produces MCDLLVIGGLGVDVRVRVPRLPLPVLDSVTVDPIELRVGNTGAGVVLAAQALGLRVTVVDTVGVDPAGAVVRAALARTGVHAVLADDPAGTRRSVNLVDPGGRRMSLYDPRASDGPPPFAAPRVAELIQDATHVHLSIMGWVRELLPDLGDVLGEGVGTSTDLHDWDGRNPYHRRFAEVAELVLVSGAALDARAAAVADSLAPRPVLVTRGADGADLYLGRDVHRVPAAVPPGPVIDTNGAGDAFAAGIIAARSRGATWREAAGYASRVAAAACTHDGMEYPPGLLPRD
- a CDS encoding peroxiredoxin, whose protein sequence is MPIEVGAEAPDFELKDQNNQQVRLSDFRGRRTVLLVFYPLAFTVVCQGELTEVQDNLDEYVNDEVQVLTVSVDSVYAHKIWAEREGYQFPLLSDFWPHGAVAQAYGVFNDVAGIANRGTFVIDRSGVVRFAEMNMPGEARDQQGWRKAVAEATA
- a CDS encoding DUF3052 domain-containing protein, with product MSATAGQAADGVRSLADRFGIEPGMVVMEMGYDEDVDSDLRDALTDRCGDLVDEDTDEVVDAVLVWYRDGDGDLFELLVDALGPLADNGVVWLLTPKAGRDGHVEPSEIAESAPTAGLQQTSTVNAGKDWSGARLVLRRGAKGKK
- a CDS encoding glycosyltransferase, whose product is MSARIGPRRVLLAAAVVLAGAAVWAIHHVLAVTGALDGAGHRFTYVYAGMFLLLFWQIGGAYLERPATATGQAREYLNGLRVVAIVPVYNEDPAALRACLESMVRQTRTPDVIYVVDDGSTDVGGYETVKRWFLATAPTMGIAVSWHVQENAGKRHAQAVAVRTTGDADIYWTVDSDTVSDPQALEELLLPFADPRVQSVAGVVMAANVGSSFLARITDLWFVTGQLTDRSSLSVFGAVWVNSGPIAAYRAAVVRDNLDGYLAERFFGREVTFSDDSLLTLFAMVRGRTVQQPTAFAFALMPDRFGHLCRMYLRWMRGSFIRSWWRVRYLPLRSYAWWAHLLRWASMVVATVVFVTVVFVSPVVEPTLTALPWLLSVTFIVGWAQTLRYLTVCRSDESTGRRVWTWLLAPVAVVFAAVVLRVIRWYGAATCWRTGWGTRKQVEVVLAR